CCTCGGAATTGTTAGGTATATTAGCCTGCGAGCGACCGTCACAACAATTGCTGAATGTTATCGTAGGCACGTTCCCATCGCAATCAATCTGGATTGTGTTCAAATTTTGTGCTAAGCAATCTACGCCTGAATCACTAGTGTCCTTCGAATATTTGTCAGAGTTTCCACTCATACTCAAATCGAGCCATTCCTTTTCATCGCAGCCTTCAATTCTCTCTACTTCAGGTGATGGACCTAGGTCGTCACGAAAAGTTGGTGAAACTCCTTCTCCGTTTACATGTAAACTTATTAACCCGGCtaagttaacattaaaattgcTTCGCGTCGTAACTTGTCCGCCCTCGACACCACGAGCTTCATCCGCTATAATACGATCTGTGATTGTTTCTATTTCTTTTTGCAATGCTGGATCGTCTTCGTAAAATTCGGAAAGACCTTGAAGGTTTTCGTACCAACTGTTTTCTAGTAAGCTCGTCGTTGTTTGCTGTTTATGTTTATCAGACGTTTCTTGACGGTGGCGGTCGATAAGTTCCTGAAGTGATTCTTCGTGCTGATGAAAAAGATTGTGATACGCTTGACTCACAGCTCGTAAAGAGTAAGTAGAGCGAGGTCTTGAAAGTAGTGAAGCCGAAGGGGTGTGCGCGGCAACGCTGCTTCGCCACACGTGTCCACGGGCTCGCTCGCACAGTATTGCATTAGAATTAAGAATCCTTTCAAAGTCCGACACTTGCTCGGCTTCGCTTATCTGTAACAGCAACTTGTTTTCTGTCTCTTTTCCACCAATCGTCTGACACAGCTTCTTGTCACCAGCCTGTTTAAGATTAGAAGACTTAGTTCTATTATCGATCGTTTTcgagttataatttatattttgtttggaGGTTGAATGTTTAAACTTAGAATTGTCCGCGTATGTCATGGGTATTGATAGGTTCTGGACGGCGACCGCGCAAGGAGTTTTTACGATTGTTTTTCGTTTTTGCCCCTTTACGACTACGTTATCAGTTTTGATTTGACGTTTGTTTTGGTCTTTGGATGGTTGCCTATGAATGTATTGTTTATCAGAATACCGACCTCGATAAGGATCAGCACTGCGAATATTTCGTCCATGCTGAGATTTAGGGCGCTCTGCTAGACAGACACTTTTAGCTCTCAAAAGATTATCAGGTCTATCTTTTGATGCCAGTTtggctgaataaaaaaaaatcgaccgAATGTTACCACGAGTTAGCAGCAGCAGTGATCTAAGCTGACTGTCTGCAAATCATGTACTGCTTTCTTCGAAATTGTATAGAGTGAGCGCAAAAAGTAATTTATCGTGTTAGCGTGTTGTGGTCGATCGATTGCCATCGCCGGTATCGCTGCCTAAATAGAGATGGGCATAAAATTCACCAAATGTACGATGCGCGGTCTCGCTATACCAGTTTACGATGTTACAGGTTTTCGTGAGACAACCTTTACGATTTCTTTTTATCTCTCTAAATAAAATTCGCGAGTCACGTCATTGTTTCTTAACCTATGCAAATGAAAatgatttctttgtttttgatgtattttaagtaaatttctgTTATTTGAAAATTGCCTTAGTTATATACGAAATCTTTATAAAGACTTGCTCTATAAAGATTTCGTATAAAAGTACAATTAATATCTATcaacaatatttgatttattgtatCGATATTTCGGAAAACTGTTGTCAGTTCTTTACTATCCCTTCACAGCCACACAATGAGGTGATAGACGATATGACTtgcgaaaataaaaacatatttacatagaaaaatttaactatttttattacaaataatcagGAAGAGCCTAGTAATTAGAATATGTCAATTTCAGCCGAAGATTCTGGGTTCAAATATGcacggtggtgaaggaaaacatcgtctgATATCTGATGAAAATTTTCCACATTagtaccaacccgcattaggcCAACATGTCGGAATAAGTTCCAAGCTTAAAACGTAAGACTCCAAACCTCAAATTAAATGAGGCTCAGCTCACCAGTGAAACATATACAggcattttcttttctttagtAGGTCAGTGCTAATATATGAAATACTAGTTGTCGAATGTGGCTTCGCTCGCTCGCTAGTTTTAGAAGTTAGTcgtagttatatattattttatactgttaTTTAACTATCGAAAACAGTGACTAAGTAGTAGGTTTCTTAATGATTCTCAGGTAGATTCCACTCTCCAAACAGAACATCTCTTTTTAGAGTCTACTTGAACAAATCTTGCttcattataaaagaaaatatttatgaccatattttttttctcaatattcCTATCGATGATTCTATAATGACATAATTAGAGCAATTAATATCCATCAAAGTCAGTCGGCTGCAGTTTTCAGTTCTACGTCAATATACGGTTTGGCCCCGCGCCAAGATCTCTTTAAATCATGCATAATAAGGAAAGTatttacgattttatataatctaacaATAGATTTATGTAGTCTATTTCGAGATgcgctaataataataatacgatacATTGTTTATACTTCAGTTATACACGAGGATTTTGTATGTGTTAGTTTTGTTACGCTAAAGTTTTTAGTTTAGAAATAACTGATACATTACATATACACGCAATATTCGCATAGAGCAGACAAAATTATATgccaatgtaaaataataatgataacgtGTTAGATAAACTTAGATTACATAGAGTAAGCAATTATTGACAGATTTCCgaacttgtattaatataataattttagttctaAGTAATTTTATTCCTTTCTTAAAGTGTTtctgtgtatttttaaattagtttcatttaaaattgtcccgaattttaaatttgtattcaagCAATGCGAAATGTATGTGATAATTTAAGCTCTTTTTTAAcggttacaattttatttttaagtttttagtttCAATTTGAAGCTACTTATGAAAATAGACGgtacaaaattaattgaaacgacatcgttattaaaaaaataataatttaggtgTGCCGACCAACTAAAAATAGTGTCGTTGCCTTCAAAGTTATgttatatgtacaataattaGTTATCATGAAACGAAAAATAACTTCTGAAGCCGTACTAAAATTGAATatcatgtaaaatttattagctCTTCTTAAACAAGACCACGAAACCATTGAAACGTTAATTCACTgtaattgcttataaaaattaaatatttcaaatggtCACTTTAATCTaaccgtttaaaaaaaacacatgaaagAAGACTCGATGAAGATCGATGCTCAGATGTTTCATGCTTGCATTTTCTCATTACGTAATCGTTATGAATATACGTCCCCGATTACTTTAATCTGATTGAAACAAACCGCtgattttacttaaatttttttcgtgttttttttttattatttatctgacgAACAAACTGGCCATCTGGTGGTAAGTAATCACATAGATATTTGTTCTgaataaatatcaaacatttcTTAAATCTCCAAAGCACAGACGAGGCTTtttggaatttaaaatttaacaggGTAAATGGAAGGGGTAAACTTTATGAATTTTATCCGTACGAAGTCGAGACggactatatatttaaacagcAAAATGTCACATCTTGGCAAAGGTATTTTACGATTACGAGTTTCTACCACCATTTGGTAGAATATCATACGAGACATGCAGGTTAGCTCGCGATGTATCCTTACACCGTTGAGCAAGTTGAGGTTTGtgtgatgttttatttaaaccatcttaactgtataaataattacatgtttatatattctaaattatattttaattgcagtaataatcattacataatatttaatgtaagtactgttataactataataacaattaaaatagcaTTAGGTATGTTAACATTTTTAGATTATATAGGCATTCAAATTCGTTGTAAGACATTTTAATTTGTCAGTATTATCACTTACTTCATATTGAGTACTAAAAAAATGCACTATGACTTCTTCTTGATCTCGTATATCTGTTGAATAGATCATACCCAGACAAGCTTACAGGGTCCTACTTATAAAATTTGGCAAATGTCTTTAttgaatattgtaattaatttcatcgGGTCCTTTAAAATacgtaatatgtataaaaagtaaaaaaccaTAAGAggaaagacaaaaaataaacaacataattGACAGACCACAACTATCTACCGACTACGCCTTAGACATGCATGTACACCTATGTAAAATTAGGGTTAGAGATTACTCtctcgcacgtgacattggcaaaaAAAACACTTGATAGCAAATTGACGctatataattggtcgagagcttaatTGATCTACGATATTCGCtatgaatttatgaaaaatttgcgttttgaacgtcgacgaagtttttatcggaattttagaagtaaaattaaagtggatataagtatttaaatgttatattataaatgaggatATATGTTCTGTTGTGGTTagttactgctgggctaaagactCCTCTTATGTTATATACACGAGAACGTTTAGATCCACTTCCACGAGACTACTACAGTGTGGGTGGTTCGATACAAAGGTTGCTGAATTTAATCCAAACTAGCAGGTTGCCTCACGACATTTCCCTTCAGTAACAATCAcaaaatgaataacaaaaacaaatttgaacaaGCAATCATCTTAAAGATTAGCATGTCTAATAACCGAGGtaatttactttacaaattCGATCCGTCTGGGGCACCACTTAAGATATTATGATCAGTAATTATAGTAAGGATACTATTACTCTAAATTCGATACTCGAGCCGTCTGCTACAACCGATGGTTATAAGGTTTCATAACAATTACTTTCCTAGTTTGTCATTTTTCCTGTAGTAACTATTAATTATGCCAACATAAGAATGATTCCCAATTAGTCCTCGCTAAGACAACCATCTGTCCGCTAAAGTCCCATAAAATTTTTGGTAGCTCTTACTATATCCTTACTTTTTtcctttatgaatatatttttaagaatggcGTATATCTTCAAATGAACGATAATGCATCAACGACTTGTCCTCGTTGATGATAAAAGATACTCATCTAGCAGTTCCTTGGGAATTGATTTTTAGGGAAAAAATCCCTAAATCAGAGATACCTACAGAGCATTAGACAAAGATATATCCAATATAGACAGACCTAAATACGGCATAGACGATACTATAATGATCTAAGAtataatcaaagtcaaagtcaaatatctttattcaatatagaattacacttgcttattaatagtcaaaaatctaccaccggttcggaatttaacacctcggacctgagaagaaccggtgaaaaaactcagcgggatattttttttggttttttttttctattttgcatgtacaataataattataatttagttatttgaaacagcctggaggcg
This is a stretch of genomic DNA from Vanessa atalanta chromosome 20, ilVanAtal1.2, whole genome shotgun sequence. It encodes these proteins:
- the LOC125072100 gene encoding uncharacterized protein LOC125072100, whose protein sequence is MDEIFAVLILIEAGDKKLCQTIGGKETENKLLLQISEAEQVSDFERILNSNAILCERARGHVWRSSVAAHTPSASLLSRPRSTYSLRAVSQAYHNLFHQHEESLQELIDRHRQETSDKHKQQTTTSLLENSWYENLQGLSEFYEDDPALQKEIETITDRIIADEARGVEGGQVTTRSNFNVNLAGLISLHVNGEGVSPTFRDDLGPSPEVERIEGCDEKEWLDLSMSGNSDKYSKDTSDSGVDCLAQNLNTIQIDCDGNVPTITFSNCCDGRSQANIPNNSEVIIHLAPPSIESVDEARPPMM